In Heteronotia binoei isolate CCM8104 ecotype False Entrance Well chromosome 1, APGP_CSIRO_Hbin_v1, whole genome shotgun sequence, the genomic window actctcagaaggaggtgtggaactctcagaaggaggaggtggaactctcagacagaggaggtagaactctcagaaagaggaggtagaactctcagaaagaggaggtggaactctcagaagaaggggtggaactctcagaaggaggggaagaactctcagaaggaggaggtagaactctcagaaagaggaagtagaaagaaagaggaggaactctcagaaggaggtgtggaactctcagaaggaggaggtggaactctcagacagaggaggtgaaactctcagaaggaggaggtgggactctcagaaagtttcaggagctatgctcctgtgaactcccactgaatctgaagcctgactATAATCTCTGAGCAATGTATGAAATGTACTGTGAAAAGGATTCAATGGGTTTCTACCAGTCGTCTGCCTTGAATAGGAAGTCTGGGATTTTTAGGGATGGATAGTCCATTTTCCTCTGAGTTCAGCTGGAAACAAATGGGCGTTACCTCCAACAGCAGAAGGTGAGATCGTCAGCCATTGTCGATCACGGTACATTCCCTTACGCCTCTAAAGCTGACAATTCCATATTAGGAAATATCCAGATAATTCAATGGTGGGACTTTAGGAGactggggattggggaggggagggagttcaatgggatataatgccatagaacccgccttccaaagtgtccattttaccaggagaattgatctatgtctcctggagatgagctgtaatccaatgagatctccagccaccacctggagtttggcaacactGCACCCTGCTGTCAGGCCTGGTACACAGGTctagagagagccagttcggtgtagtggttaaatgtgtggacttctgtctgggagaaccaggtttgattccccactcctccacttgcacctgctggaatggccttgggttagccaaagctatcgcaagagttgtcctcgaaagaagaagaagaagaagatattggatttatatcctgccctccactctgaagagtctcagagcggctcacaatctcctttaccttcctcccccacaacagacaccctgtgaggtagatgaagatattggatttatatcctgccctccactctgaagagtctcagagcggctcacaatctccttcctcccccacaacagaccccctgtgaggtgagtggggctggagagggctgtcacagcagctgccctttcaaggacaacttctgccagagctatggctgacccaaggccatgctagcaggtgcaagtggaggagtgggcagctgctgtgagagccctctcagtcccacccacctcacagggtgtctgttgtgggggaagaagctatagattgtaaactgctctgagtctctgatttagagagaagggcggggtataaatctgcagtcatcttcttcttcatttctgaATTGCTGTTGACCTAAGACAATTGTGGAATAACAGAAATGAGGGTGTGCTGTGCATTACAGGAAATCACCTTTGACTCTCTTAAAAATTATTTTTCGTAGCCAGCAACGTATGTATGCTCTCAGTGGAGGACCAACATATTTCATGTTGTCCTGAAATGTCTGGAAATGGGTATTCCCTCCTCCCTGCTGAGCAAAATGCTGTCTTCGTAGGTCTTCGTTGACTCAAGATGTCAGAGACTCAGCTGGAAAAGTGCCTCGAATGTGTTGTCAACATTTTCCATCAATACTCGAGTCGAGTGGGTCATTTTGATGTGCTCAGCAAAGGGGAGCTGAGGAAGCTGATTGAGCAGCAACTGCCCAACTTCTTGAAGGTGAGTTGACTGGAGAGGGCTCCTTCTTTAGGAGAGGTTGGCTTTCTTCTTGAGGCTGCTTGGGGTGGAATGGACAAAGGAGGCCCTGATGGGAAGAAGCGGAATGACAAGAACTTGGCAAAGAGCAGGCTAGAGCAGGATGTATGGTGGGCTCGTGGAGATAAATTTCTGCTTGACTTCCTTCCCATTccatagtgagagccagtttggcctaGTGGTGAAgcgcatggacttttatctgggagaaccgggtttgattcctcactcctccacttgctggaatggccttgggtcagccatagctcctgcagagtttgtccttgaaagggcagctgctgtgagagctctctcagccctacccacctcactggttgtatgttgtgggggaggaagataaaggagattgtgagccgctctgagattcagagtggagggtgagatataaatcccatatcatcatccatccatccatccatccatccatccatccatccatccatccatccatccatcttctcccaCAACCCCAccctggagaagggaaggagtggTTTGATtatcataagaacaaaagagaagccatgttggatcaggtcaatggcccatccagtccaacattctgtatcacacagcggccaaatatatatatatatatatatatatatatatatatatatatatatatatatatatatatatatatatatatatatatatatatatatatatatatatatatatatatatatatatatatatatatatatatatatacacacacacacacacacacacacacacacacactatggctaacagccactgatggacctctgctccatatttttatccaatcccctcttgaagccggctatgcttatagccgccgccacctcctgtggcagtgaattccacatgttaatcaccctttgggtgaagaagtacttccttttatccattctaacctgactgctcagcaatttcattgaatgcccacgagttcttgtattgtgagaaagggagaaaaggacttctttctctactttctccatcccatgcataatctcgtaaacctctatcatgtcactctgcagtcgacgtttctccaagctaaagagccccaagcgttttaaccgttcttcatagggaaagtgttccaagcgtgtaatcattctagttgccgttttctgcactttctccaatgctataatatcctttttgaggtgcggtgacctcaAGAATTGCACACAgggctccaaatgagaccgcaccatcgatttatacaggatttATTCAGAGGTGCATGGATAACAGAGATATTATATACTGCttaactctgctctggttagacctcacctggagtattgtgctcagttttgggcgccacaatttaaggaggatatagacaagctggccAATAtaatttggggctcatagaattggaccccttggcccaatctttttttaaacttggagggtcttttgaggagaggtgttggatgcgatcctgtaaatttggtgcctctatctcacaaAACACCCCTCCGCCCCAAGCCCTGGATACCCGCAGGTCAATTCTCCTTTATTCTctttgggaatcggtctcctttcaactctatgattctatgatgggaTCAGATTTGCCTGCCCTGTCCAGATCAGGTTGCTTGAGTCCTTAAGATATTTTAAATAGGAGGGAGATTTGCTTGGGGTGGCATTTCCAAAGGTTAGGGTGGAGCCTACATAGCAAGCTTGAAACTCTGCTAATTctatcaccatttttttttttttggttggttTTAACAGAACAAGAAAGACCCTGCTTCTATTGACCGCATATTTGAGGAGCTTGATAAAGATAAGGATGAACAGGTCAGCTTTGATGAATTCATCAGTTTCCTTTGCAGAGTTTTGATAGCTACCCACGAAAACATCCACCAGGGTCAAGGTGACAGCCCCTAAACACCATCCGTGACTGCAACGTTCTTAGTTGTTGTTGCCACTGTTAGACAATAAAGTTTGATACAAACTCCTCAGGTGTTTGTTTTGTGCTGTTTTGAGAGCTGAGTTGTTTGGAAGGGTTATTGGCTAAATCTTAATTAGCggattccataagaacataagaagatctctgctggatcagaccaatggtccatctacaTTGAgggccagtgtgatgcagtagatACACTGAAGATTGCTCAACTAGTACCCAGAGCATTGGAcaagatgggccagtggcctgatacAACGTGTATTCTGTTATGCTCATATGCCCTAGCAGAATATCTTGTTGGTAACCATTTTTTATCTCTGATCCCATCTCTGAAATATTTATTGACATTGCTTCTACTTTACATTTTGTGGCATGTGTGTTTTGTACTAAGGTTGAATAATTTGGATATATCATTGCAATATGTagcacacagggttgttgttatcaCCTTTTCTCTTGTACATTTAATGTTGTACCTTTGCGTAGTTTACAAGAgattgcttaagaacataagagaagccatgttggatcaggccaatggcccatccagtccaacactctgtgtcacataagaacagaagagaagtcatgttggatcaggtcaatggcccatccagtccaacactctgtgtcacataagaacagaagagaagccatattggatcaggccaatggcacatccagtccaacactctgtgtcacataagaacataagagaagccatgttggatcaggccagtggcccatccagtccaacactctgtgtcacataagaacataagagaagccatgttgggtcaggccaatggcccatccagtccaacactctgtgtcacacagtggccaatatgtgtgcgcgcgtgtgtgtgtacacacacacacacatataagaacataagagaagccatgttagatcaggccaatgacccNNNNNNNNNNNNNNNNNNNNNNNNNNNNNNNNNNNNNNNNNNNNNNNNNNNNNNNNNNNNNNNNNNNNNNNNNNNNNNNNNNNNNNNNNNNNNNNNNNNNGACAGCGAGtttcatctgtaccttgtggctaagagccactgatggacctctgctccatatgtctatccaatccAATGGGGTCTATAAGTGCCCCAAATCTTCCTTCTGTACAACAGCATTCGGAGGACTTGGACAGACACAAAGCGTGACAGAGATGATTTGGATATTTCATTTCAGTGAGATCTAGGTTTGCCAGATCTGGCATTTGGTGCGCAGAAACAGGCAAAATGGCAGCCTGCAAActcacaatgtcacttctgggaaggAACCTGGAAATGATGCCATCCTGCCAtgcaatgctctaggatttcTCCCCAATCTCTACGGTTAAAAACCACAGAGATTCCTAAAGTGTTGCACAGTTTGGTGAGTTCATTTGAGGTCCTGGAAATGTTGTTGCAGCAGAGCACAACACAGCTTCCCCTCCCctaacctgcccccccccagctgttcCTTGAGTGCTGGTGGGGGAACGGGAGCACCAGCAGAGGCTTATCTGTTAGAATCaggcagaagaagagaagaagatattggatttctatcccacccttcattctgaatctgagtctccgagcggctcacaaactcctttaccttcctcccccacagcagacaccctgtgaggtagatgaagatattggatttatatcctgccctccactccgaagagtctcagagcggctcacaatctcctttacctccctcccccccccacaacagacaccctgtgaggtagaagaagatattggatttatatcccgccctccactccgaagagtctcagaagcggctcacaaactctttcccttcctcccccacaacaaacaccctgtgaggtagatgaagatattggatttatatcctgccctccactccgaagagtctcagagcggctcacaatctcctttacctccctccccccccacaacagacaccatgtgaggtagatgaatatattggatttatatcccgccctccactccgaagagtctccgagcggctcacaaactcctttaccttcctcccccacaacagacaccctgtgaggtagatgaagatattggatttatatcctgccctccactccgaagagtctcagagcggctcacaatctcctttacctccctcccccccccccacaacagacaccatgtgaggtagatgaatatattggatttatatcccgccctccactccgaagagtctcagagcggctcacaatctcctttaccttcctcccccacaacagaccccctgtgaggtagatgaagatattggatttatatcctgccctccactccgaagagtctcagagcggctcacaatctcctttacctccctccccccccacaacagacaccatgtgaggtagatgaatatattggatttatatcccgcctccactccgaagagtctcagagcggctcacaaactcctttaccttcctcccccacaacagacaccctgtgaggtagatgaagatattggatttatatcctgccctccactccgaagagtctcagagcggctcacaatctcctttacctccctccccccccacaacagacaccatgtgaggtagatgaatatattggatttatatcccgccctccactccgaagagtctccgagcggctcacaaactcctttaccttcctcccccacaacagacaccctgtgaggtagatgaagatattggatttatatcctgtcctccactccgaagagtctcagagcagctcacaatctccttttccttcctcccccacaacagacaccctgtgaggtagatgaagatattggatttatatcccgccctccactccgaagagtctcagagcggctcacaatctcctttacctccctcccccccacaacagacaccctgtgaggtagatgaagatattggctttatatcccgccctccactccgaagagtctcagagcggctcacaatctcctttgccttcctcccccacaacagacaccctgtgaggtagatgaagatattggatttatatcccgccctccactccgaagagtctcagtgcggctcacaatctcctttaccttccttccccccacaacagacaccctgtgaggtagatgaagatattggctttatatcccgccctccactccaaagagtctcagagcagctcacaatctcctttaccttcctcccgcacaacagacaccctgtgaggtgggggggctggagagagctctcccagaagctgccctttcaaagacagctgtgcaagagctgtggctgacccaaggccattccagcagctgcaagtggcagactggggaatcaatcccggctCTTCCaaaaaaagagtctgcacacttaaccgccacaccaaactggctctcatggtaaCCCTAATCGGACCTGAAATTTGATTTTCATCAGATGCACATGAAGCTTGCATTTCATTgtcatatacagtatgtcacagaagtgagtacaccccctcacattttgaacataggaagctgccttatactgaatcagaccctcggtccatcaaagtcagtattgtctactcagactggcagcggctctccagggtctcaagctaaggtttttcacgcctatttgcctggaccctttttttttttagctggagatgccggggattgaacctgggaccttctgcttaccaagcagatgctgtaccactgagccaccgtccttccccatgacactttctcttacgttcttatgccttccctccattggaaataatgaaggataggggcaccttctttgggcactcatagaattgggcctcctggttcaatctttttgaaacttggtgggtgttttgacgGGAGGCATTGGACACTatgctggtgcctctaccttaaaaaaacagccctccccagagccccagatacccacagatccattcttcattataccctatgggaattggtctccatagggaataatggagtgcccagcagacatttctctctccccctcactttctgatgaccctgaagtgggggaggacctccaaaccaggggatcccctgccccgcaCC contains:
- the LOC132583180 gene encoding protein S100-A12-like, with product MSETQLEKCLECVVNIFHQYSSRVGHFDVLSKGELRKLIEQQLPNFLKNKKDPASIDRIFEELDKDKDEQVSFDEFISFLCRVLIATHENIHQGQGDSP